cagtagtaACTTCCTCACAAAGTTAAGCATAGAATagctgtatgatccagcaactccatttctgggtatataccccaaagaattgaaatcagggaCTTGAAGAAAGACTTGGGCTTCATAGTAACatcattcacaacagccaaaaggtgaaaGCAACCCAACTGTCCAttttcagatgaatggataagcaaaatgttgtgtccgtacaatggaatatcattcagcctttaaaagtAAGGAAATTCAGACACAGTATGACGTAGATGAACCTTTAACCCCTTACGCTGAGTGAAAtgtcagtcacaaaaggacaaatacagtatgattccaCCGTGTGAAGTCCCTGTAGTAGTAGTTAGATTCATAGAAACAGCGTAGAATGGAGGTTGCCCGGGACGGAGGGAGGGAAGACAGACAGAGCTCCAGTTTGAGAAGATGAGGAAGGTGTGGAGGTGGATGGTGGTAGTGTTTGAACAACTGTGtggatgtacttaatgccacagaaccatttaaatttttttaaaaaggagatcaGGGCTCTCGGCCTTAGCACCATCTTTTGAGAAACCTCTGCGCCATGAGAGCAAAGTGGAGGAAGAAGCGAATGCGCAGGCTGAAGcgcaaaagaagaaagatgaggcAGAGGTCCAGGTAAACTTGTACACCCATGGAAGCCACAGAAGCAGAAACAAGGGAAGCCAGAGGCCAGGGACACTGGTACAAAGTGTGGACTGCATGCCTCCTAGCTAGAACTCATCAATGGATCCAGAACACCTATGGCCATTCTGATCGCCTTGACCACCTTTGCGAGACCTACCTTGCTCGTATCAAAGCCGGCCCTCTTGGCCCACTGCCCTGGACCTGAGACAACTATGGACTAGCTCTCTTCTCAGCTGTGGCTGAGTGTAACGTGTGCAATAAATCGTCTCCATcgctgtcttaaaaaaaaaaggcgatCAGGGATTCACAAAGAGGTGCTTGTGGTGATGTTAATAATATTATCTTCATGACATTAAAACCCAAAAGTTGTTATTGATTtttcgtttaaaaaaaaattcccccaaaCAAAGGATACAGTCTTCTTACATTTAACCTGGACGTTCTGAAAATGAAAGTATATTAAAGTGGTGGCAGAAACTGAAATGGGGTTCTGATCTGGGTGAGACCATTACAGAGACAGGGATTCCTGTGCTGGGTTCTTGGCTTTCTTGACAACCCGAATGCATCTTTGAAATTCTGGGGTGCCCTTCTCAGGAGACGTGTTGCTCTCCGGCTCAGATGGGTGACGAGCAGTGGACGGGCTGGCCTGGCCGACCCTGCACAGCGTGGGCGTGGGTTACAGCTTCAGTCTGCCAGCTGTGCGTGGCAGCGGTTCTGCAAGGGAGCCAGGCCAGTGTCTGACCCGTCTCACAGCTCAGAGAAACCCAGGGCTCCTGTCACTCCCTGTCCTTCGTCACGGGCTGCTCCTGCTGCTTGACCCAGCTTCGTGTGGGCTGTGGCCCCTGGGGGTGATGGGGACTGTTGGCTGCCATCTGAGGGGAGCATCTCTTCCCCTCGGATGAGCTGTCCGTGTACCCATGAATGGATGTGTGAGCTCAGCAGAAGTGCCTGAAGTTCACTGCTTAGTTACTTAAAGCTGCCTGTTTGTATGTTTTTGCTGTTACAACATGTAAAAGGTAGTATATTTAGTACGATTGTATCCTGAAACTAGAAGATTGTCTTAACATTCAGTTTCTAATTCCTGCTTAAGGGCTGCCTTCCGGAGAGGGGAACTGACAGTGAAGAACATTTGTGGACTAGCAAGAGAACCACGTTGCTACGTCTGCAGGAGTCTCAGCCTTTGCTTCTGGTGCCTAGGCAGAGGAATGGGGGGGCGGCCCCTTCACCGTGGTGGGGTTCCAGGCCCTCTGGTCTGGCGCTGCACATCTGTCCTCGGGGGGACCACGCCTGGTTTGTGAGCGGTCCTTTTGCTCCTTGTGGCCCTCCGCACCCTGGTGGTGGTGTGGCTTTGTGGCTAGATGGGGTTTGCTGGGGTATGCACGTGGCGAGGCGGGTGACCTCTGCTGCGCGTGCCCTGTTTCTGGCCAGGCAGGTTTGATAGGAGAGTATGAAAAGTCACATCAGAAGAAACTGGACTGTCTCACAGTGGAGAGCAGGCCAGTGCTTCACGGGAAGGTTGCCATGGCTGCTCATGTGGGGAGACGCCAGGTGCCTGGGCTGAGACCCAGAAGCTGCGGCCTTTCATGGTGATGCTGCCCTTCTGCCGTAGGTTGGTGGCCCTGAGGGCATCCTGCAGAACGGGGCCGTGGACGACAGCGTGGCCAAGACCAGCCAGTTGTTGGCCGAATTGAACtttgaagaagatgaagaagatacCTATTAcacaaaggatctgcctgtacaTGCCTGCAGGTGAGCGCTTCAGCAGAGGGGGGACTCGCCTCCCAGAGCATCCACCTTCCACATGGAAGTTCCAACTTTACAGAGGCCCGTCTAAGACCATGGACTGTGACACTTGGAAACACTGTCCTTGGAAATAAGGTTGCTCAAGCCCTTGTACGCACATAAATCCCTCATCCTGGGCAGGAGAGTGGGGTCAgcaccctctgtcatccctgaTTCTCTCAGCTGGAGGAGAAAgagtccccttctctgccttcctcGGGCCTTAAGGTTGTTCCCCGGAGCCTGCCCCCTCACTCATCCGAAAGAACTCAGCACATCGGCTGAGCATCTGAGTCCAGAGGGTGAAGAGAGCATCTGAGACTTCGCTCACAACGAGGTTCCTGTAGGCTTCTTTAAAATAGCTGCCTTGGggacttccatggcagtccaTGCTGCCagagcagggggcatgggttccatccctggtcagggaactaagatcccgcaggcTGTGTTGGgcagcaaagaaaaataataataatagaaagacCTGCGTGTTGACCAAATTTGGAATTCTGATCTAGAGGAGGACCCATCCCTTGTGTTTGgactttctcttgctttttgagacCAAAAGAGGTGAAATGATCTTGCTCGGGGCACTCTGCCAGTCAGAGCACTGGGCCTCTCGGCCCTGCCCACCCTCGGGCGCGCGGCCCTCCGCGATCAGCACCCGTGACGGCACAGAGGGCTGCTGCTTCCCTGCTTGACGGCAGACTGTCTTGCTCTGTTGGTTCTGTGCTCCCTCTCATTCCCAGTACATTTTTACATCTGTAATAGTGTTCCTGTTCTCAGCAGGCCTGTGAAGTGGCCTAGTGAAGCTGCAGTGGTTAAAGTCTGCACACCCCCTCGCACTCCTGCCGCCTGCTTGGAGCGGAGGAGGGAGAGCTGTCCTGGCACGAGGTGCCGCGGGGAAGGTTGTTGGCCAGAGCACATTCTGGTTTGAGACAAAGTCTTGGCTTTATGCACATACAGAACTTTACTCTGTGCAGAGCCAGAGCCAGTGCTTTTGTTTTTGGTGTATTGATTTTCAGAAAAGGGAGTCCGGGGGCTCTCCCGAGGTGCTCCTTGCGGGACCCTCCACTGCTGGGTTGAGCTGAGTGTTCCCAGGAGCATGGCGCCCTCTGCCGGAGCGTGTGAGGCTCTGAATGCAGCGTGGTCTCAGCTTACCTTCTGTGTGCCCAGAGCCAGGGATGTTGACTTCCCTGCTCACAAGTCACAGTTCCTGAAACTTGAGACCGAGGGAAATGACTCCGTCACCTTGGGGGTGTTAGGTCTACGTTGCTGGGCTCACCTGGCACCTTGCACTGCTCTCGTGCCCCACACCCCCAAGGCTGCCTGCAAGGGTCTTTGCTGCCATCTGAGGGGTCTCCACAGCACCCCTAACCGCTTCCCTGTGTTCACAGGGTCAGGAAGCCTCTGCAGTTAACTGATTGGGTTTTGTTAGTGGGATCGTTGGGTTTGAGTATGTGTttaatgaaaaacttaaaaatgttgTAAGAGGAAAGAATTTTACATCCTGCCAAATTAAAACCAGAGAGCAATCTTCCAACTTTAACTGTTGATGTTTTGACTTTTTTAGTTACTGTGGAATACACGATCCTGCTTGCGTGGTTTACTGTAACACCAGCAAGAAGTGGTTCTGTAATGGACGTGGAAATACTTCTGGCAGGTAGATAATCAAACCGCGCATGTGTCTTTAATCAGTGCTGTGCTCAGATTTGTGTGTAAATTATGGAAATGTTGAAGCGAAGCACAATATAAAATCACGCTAACAAACCtggttttttcccctcctctgtgACTGGTTTAACTTGAAACAGATGGTGGTGTGTGAATGCCTTAATGTATTTACCCTTGATTTATTCTCTGCGGTTCTTTTTATTATGCAAGTAGGGTTGGTTTAATTCTCATTCccagtttttatttatatttttctgcaaGATGAGCTCCTGGCATGCCCGTTCATCTTCATTACTGGGTGCCTGGGGAGGATGTTCCCAAGACAGTCATGGGCATCCATGGGAGCTGCTTCCTGAGAAGGCTCCCTCTGGCCTTAGCTCATTGGAGCAGTCCTGAGGCTAATATGGGCCAGATCCTGAATCATCAGATTAAATTAAGTTCACTTGACCGTCgactctgggcttcccttccTGCTGTTGATCAGCAGCAGCTGTGACTAGGTCCCTTTTTTTTGGGTTTAGGTGAGACCAGCATGATGCGGGCACTCAGATTCCAGGGAGAGTCCGTTTATCTAGGCTCGAGTGGTGAGATTCCTCAGCCCCCACCACTGGCACGGGTCTAGTTCTATTGGCTTCTCTGAGGCTGCCGTGAGGTGAGGACTCAGGCCATTGCCACAGAGAAGCAGAGCAGAGTCTCCGTGGGACAGGGCTCCCAGGTCACCAGCACGGAAGCAGCATCTTCCTCTGAGATTCctgttttatagaaataaagtgaCGAAATTCCGTAGGCGGCTTTATTCATACATAGCCCCCTTCCTATGTCTTCGGCAGCCGGACGCGGGCTCATGACCTCGTGCAGGATGCAGAGTGCTCACATCTCATGTCATCTTGGAGTCAGTAATGCAAATTATGGGCTTCTGAGTGAGGCAAGGAAGGGAGCTGGGTTTTTTAGGGATATGAAAGGAGAAGCGTCTTTAGGGTACCCAGAAGAGGCTGGTATCTCACTTTCCAAATGTTCTGGGTAATTTAAGTGTTACTGTGTTTGCATTAGTTCCTCTCTTGCAGGAAAAGCAATTAAATAAAACTTGCCTTAGTTGGCAACCCCATCTTCAGGTCAGCAGAGCCAAGGTCAGGGAAGTGAGCAGAGAACCTCTGAGAGAAAACAGACTTGGTCAGCCAGCACTGTGTTCTGTGCAAGGTCAAATTGTGAAGGTGATGAACCCCCCTTCAGGAAGCTTCCAATGTGGTAGAGCGTGGTGGGCCTAGAAAAGACAGGAGGAAATCACTGATTCCGGTAGAATACCCAGGGGTGGCAGctccaggaggggaggaggggtgggggcttTGGAGGTACAGAGAGTAGTGGTGATTAGCTGGGTAATCTGACAATCTTTGTGGGGCCAGAGAGGATTAGGATGTTGGCCTCTGAGCCAAAGCGTGCACAGGAGGGGTTTCCCAGGGTGACGCGAGGGGAGCAGCAGGGAAGGCTGGAGGCCCAGCAGGCGCACTCAGCGTGTGACACACGCACAGCAAGGCTGGGGGTTGCTGGGGAGGCTGGGAGAGCTGAGGCAGGAGCAGGCACTACCTGGGGCCCCGAGTGAGGCTGGTGTTGGGGAGGGCGAGTTCAGCGCTAAACCAGGGACTCAGGGCCTGGCTTAGGTGAGCCGTGTCCCGGAAATGAGAAAGGTGTCAAGAGTTCTGGCCACGCGCAACAAGGAAAGAGCTGAGACAGCGGGGCTTCCAGACAGTTCAGAGCTGGCCCTGTGCTTCCGGAGAGTAGCCTTGACCTCCCCCTGCTCCGTATTTTTTTGCTGTCCTCAGGTTTCTAGTACATTTGGTTATCAGGTTTCCTGGCCTGCAGCAAATGAGAAGGGGTGTTGCTCCTGGAAGCAGGCGCGGGGCCAGGAGAAGTGACTTTGAAAGGAGCAGCGGAGAAACTACGTTGAGTGAATAGGAGCAGTGAAGGGGCGAGCCTTCCTCTCCAAGACAGCAGCCTTGGCACCCGAGTTAGATTCAGTCAGGCCCAATAAGCTGGATTTAAGAAAGCAGGAATGGGGCAAGAGGGAACTGTGTGAagcatgttagggaagttttccttAGAAATGGTTCAAGTCAGATCGATTTTTGCGCTCAGTGGGGAGCCAGTTCAGGGGCAGGCCGGTCCCTCTGGATGCCAGATGGATGAGGTGTGACCATTCCTGCTAATGGACCGTGAACGGTACCGGAACTTTTAACGGAGCtcgaaaattggaagtggtgaaaaGCCAAACTTTGGGTGTTAACTATTGATCATTTCCTGGTTTCAgccacattgtaaatcaccttGTGAGGGCAaaatgcaaagaggtgactctgCACAAGGATGGGCCCCTAGGGGAGACGGTTCTGGAGTGTTATAACTGCGGCTGCCGCAACGTCTTCCTCCTCGGCTTCATCCCTGCCAAGGCCGACTCGGTTGTGGTGCTGCTGTGCAGGTGAGGGCAGGGCCCCAGTTCCCTTGTTTGGGGGGGTGCCTTTCAGGCGAAGACTCAGTCTCTCCACAGTGCCAACTCTCTGGagctttaaaatagttttaagtgGTTTCTGCCAACTGGCGAGGTCTAAGGAGGTTTGGAGGGTTGGGGCTTGTTACAGAGCTAGGAATGTCATATGACCCTTTTGGGGTGTCTTCTGGTTAAATCATAAAAGTTTTAAGAGTTCGGACCTCAAGTGCATGAGGAGATGCATTTATTGCTAACAATTTAAAGGCACTGTGATCATACAGTAAAATGTAGGGAGCACCACTCTGAAGTAAGAGGTAATaagcctggggcaggggcagaggtCATCCTCACCTGGGCTCTCCCCGCCCTCGGGGTTTCTGCAGGCAGCCCTGTGCCAGTCAGAGCAGCCTCAAGGACATCAACTGGGACAGCTCCCAGTGGCAGCCCCTGATCCAGGACCGGTGCTTCCTGTCCTGGCTGGTCAAGATCCCTTCTGAGCAGGAGCAGCTGCGGGCGCGGCAGATCACCGCCCAGCAGATCAACAAGCTGGAGGAGCTCTGGAAGGTGAGGGCCTGTGGCAAAGCACGTCCCGCTCCGTGCCACgtgttggtgggggagggggctgggaccGGGGCTGGGGTCCTCAGAAACAGGAAGGAGGGTGCCAGGGATGCCTCCTGCCAGGCCTCTGGGAAAGGAAAGCTCTGGCCAGTGGAGTTTTTCTGTTCTTGTTGAGGGCAGGGGTGGCTGGTGGGAAGGAGGAGGATGGGAGCTGGTGGTCAGCGACTGCAGCTGGACACGCCAGGAGGAGCCGGGCCCGAGCAGACAGCCGGGACTGCGGTATACTGTGTGAAACCTGGTTGGGCTTGAGACGTGTGACATGTTGGAGCCAGGGCGACACCAGGCTGGGGGCCCGCAAGATTCCTGCCCTGCCCACAGGCcgttctccagggaagccctcctctggTTCTGgctgcttgcacacacacacatgtacacattttatttatttttggtgcaggatgtggggtcttggttccctgaccaggcattgaacctgcagcccctgtAATGGAAGCTCAGCATCTTAACTAGTGAACAGCCGAGAACTCCTAATTGCTGTTATAATTAATTAGGCTAGAGATTTTAATTAGGCAcccatataatttaaaaaatgtgaatttatcTTCTCTTCAGCTGCAGGGCAAAATATTTGTGAAGCATTGGCTAGCAGGGACCCTCTCCACCTTGATTTTCAGGTTGCCGCAGTTATCTCACTCTTCTTGTTTATATCTAAACAGCCCACTTACCTGCCAAGAGAGAGTGTGTTTCTCCTTTTGGTGCAGCGTAGTAGGATCAGGAGGAAACGGGGAGGCGGGCCTTCCTTTCTGTTTACACACTTGGGGAATCCAGTGCTCTTTCTGGCAGCTGGGGAGAATAACCTCTCCCGTGTCAGGGGCTAGGTGTTGGTTGAGGAACGTGCCCACCTGGTGGGATAAGTGTGTCAGGCTGTGTTCCTGGGGCTTCCCCCTCTGTGTGTCACGTGGGCTTCCTGATGAGAGGGCTGGGCCACTGGGAGCCCTGCTCGTCCTGAGAAGTGATGACGGGTGTGCACTCGCATACAGGGCGTCTTAAGTAGAGGTGAGAATGGGGAAGAGCGTGGTGCCGGCTCTTGTCTCTAGGAGAACCCTTCTGCCACCTTGGAGGAcctggagaagcctggagtggACGAGGAGCCGCAGCACGTCCTCCTGCGCTACGAGGACGCCTACCAGTACCAGAACATATTTGGGCCTCTGGTCAAGCTGGAGGCTGACTACGACAAGAAGCTGAAAGAGTCACAGGTGATGTGGTGTGTGCACGAGGGCTTGTTCATTTTAACAGAGCATCTCTCCTCAGGTCTGCGGAGGGTGGGTTTCTCTGCAGACTGCACATGCTGACTTGGGCCTCGGTGCAGCCCCTGAGAGGCGGAGCCGTGGATAAGGACAGGCCTGTGGGAGGTGCTCTGCCACTCACGGCCAAACATCCATCTAGGTGCCGTCTGACCTAAAGTCCAACAAACATTGCTTCCAGTTGGGTTTGTAGCCTTTGCCTCAGCGGGGAGAGTCAGACCCCAGGAGCCCGCAGCACCCTGAGGACGCTCCTGTGCCCATTCCTCGGAAACTGCACGGGAATCGGGAGCCCCGAGGCTCACGGGCCATGTCCTCAGCCGtcagcttccttctctccctccaccaCCCACAGAGCAGCTGTCTCCAAGAACAGACGTCGTGTGGGGGGGTCTTCTGGTTGTCCTCTGCAGGTTTTGGGGTCCTCACGCCTTCTCTCCCGGATGTGCCCTGGTTGGTGTTTCAGGCTGTCTGGTGCTGCTCGCCTAGAGGCACCTACCTGTGGAAAACAGACACGAGGAGCCCAGACCCGTGTCTGTGTTGCAGGCTAACAGGGCTCTTATTTTTTATATGCTCAGACTCAAGATAACATCACGGTCAGGTGGGACCTGGGCCTTAACAAGAAGAGAATCGCCTACTTCACTTTGCCCAAGACTGACTCTGGTAATGAGGATTTAGTCATAATTTGGTTAAGAGgtgattttaagttttaaaatatttgtgactCTAAGTAGCATAAAATTCCTAGTTTCACCCTTGTAAAGTGTCCCTGAATTTGAACTGTTGGTGGTGGTGTCTGTGATGCGTGTGCAAACGCCGGTTTCCTGTTGTCTTCTCTCTGTAAGACATGCGGCTCATGCAAGGGGATGAGATATGCCTGCGGTACAAAGGGGACCTGGCGCCCCTCTGGAAAGGGATCGGCCACGTCATCAAGGTCCCTGATAGTATCCTTTGTGTAAAGAAGGGCCGGCCCAGGCACCCTCTGCCCCAGTCTCCGACGGGCTTGTCCCGAGTACAAGAGACCTGTGTGGGCCACCATGGAGAGCGGTCTTGAGGCCTCAAATGCAGGGAAGGCTGTGTGCAGCCCCTTTGACTCTGGTTTGTTTCAAGCCATCAGGCTCTAGTTGTCCTAGCTGATACAGAGCTGCTTAGGCAGAAACCAGGGTACTCCGAACTGTGTGCCCGAGGGCTCTGTGGAACCTGGGCCCTGGGCTTGGCTGTTCCTTGCTGGATGCCACCCTAGGCTCGTGGGGAAGACGCCCCTGGCTGCAGTGGCCGGAACCTGCCATGGAGAACACGGGCCTCTCGCTGTGCTTCCTGTGTCTGGTGCGGAGGGGCTGTCTCCTCAGTGAGTGAAGGCTTTGACAAGGATGAGACTTAACTCGGCGGTGTAGATTATGGCGATGAGATTGCTATTGAGCTTCGGAGCAGCGTGGGCGCCCCTGTGGAGGTGACTCATAACTTCCAGGTGGATTTCGTGTGGAAGTCAACCTCATTCGACAGGTatgcccacccccttcccctcgTGCTTGCCTGTGTCTGCTTGGCAGGCCCTGGCCCTCGGTGTGGCTGCAGTCTCCCCACTGCTCCGTGTTGtggggagccaggctgcctggcagCTTCGTGTGCCCGCCACTGAGCTGGAGCTTCCCCTTCAGAATGCAGAGCGCACTGAAAACCTTTGCCGTGGATGAGACCTCCGTGTCGGGCTACATCTACCACAAACTGCTTGGCCATGAGGTGGAGGATGTGATCATCAAGTGCCAGCTGCCCAAGCGCTTCACGGCACAGGGGCTCCCCGACCTCAACCACTCTCAGGTTCTCACCTGTCCCGCGGGCAGGAGGGTCCCAGGCCCCAGGGCCTGCGTGCTGAGCGGCCCTCCGCCTTGTCTGCACCCCTAACGGCTACTTGTATCCGAAGGTTTACGCCGTGAAGACTGTGCTGCAGAGACCACTGAGTCTGATCCAGGGCCCACCGGGCACAGGAAAGACCGTGACCTCAGCCACCATCGTCTACCACCTGGCTCGGCAAGGCAACGGGTAGGGCTCTGTGCAGCCCAGGGTGGGGAAACGGAGGGGCCCAGCATACCTGGCGTGCTGCTTCCTACGCCGTTGGTAGTAGGTCTGGCCTCTGTGGCCGCTTTTAACAAGTGAGCTTGCACAGGGTAGACTCATCCTCGGTTGTGTTGTGCCTGTGTGCACCTCAGCGCTTGGAAAGTCTCAGCAGTGTGGTCACGAGGTGATGACGCCGGAATCAGGAGTTAGTGGGGAGTGGCATGCACAGTGTGAAGATCAGGAAGTTCAGACCATCCACCTTGTTGCTCCTTCAGCACCATGTCACTCCTGGCTTTAGTCTTAGAGCTTGAGTCGGCTCCCCTGCCACCTGTGATCCAAACAGTGGTCTTGCTCTGGGCTCTTCTCTGGGCGAGCACTGACATTGCGCTCACGTTTTATTGAAGGCCTGTGCTGGTCTGTGCTCCAAGCAACATAGCCGTGGATCAGCTGACTGAGAAGATCCACCAGACCGGGCTGAAAGTCGTGCGGCTCTGCGCCAAGAGCCGCGAGGCCATAGACTCCCCGGTGTCCTTCTTGGCCCTGCACAACCAGATCAGGAACATGGACAGGTGGGTGTCGGGTCCCTGGCCTTAAGGCTAGGCACGTCTCCCCGGGGCAGGCCCTGGGGGCACCCACCTCCTGCTCACACGCTGTGTTTGCAGCATGCCAGAGCTCCAAAAGCTGCAGCAGCTGAAGGATGAGACTGGGGAGCTGTCGTCGGCGGACGAGAAGCGTTACAGAGCCCTGAAGCGCACTGCCGAGAGGGAGCTGCTCATGGTGAGCTCCTCACCTGCCCTGCTGCCCGGGAACGGGTCTGGGCCTTTGGGCTTTGTCTTCTCACTTgttcactttgggcttccctggtggctcagacggtaaagaatctgttggcAGTGTAGGACAcccgggtttgctccctgggttgggaagattcccctggagaagagaatggcaacccactccagtattctcggctgagaaatgccatggacagaggagcctggcgggccacggtccatggggttggaaagagtgggacacggctgagcaacacTTGGAGTTTCACATGTTCTTTGGGCCAGAGGACCTGTTTGGATACATTAAGTCCATGTGTAGCGCCTGTAGTGGGTTCTTTTCTATTTGAGGAGAGAACTCTGATACCGTCCTCCGTGTGCTTcctctgaggtcacacagagacATCTTATTGTCTGAAATGACAATTGTTTGCGGTAGAGTCCACTCCCTGCCAGCCTCCCTGTGGCTGGACTCTTGGGAGCCTGGTCCTGGTCTGTGCCTGGAGCCCGGGGCAGGTCCAGAGCGCTGTCTCCTACTCTAGGTGACGAACCAACTGAAACCATGGTTTCCCTGGCTCGGCACTGCCCCTCAGAGGCTGTCGTGAGGCACCACGCCCTTTTTTAGGCATGACTCGCAAGCACTTAGGATCACCACAGCCTGGACTGTAGATTCTGTCAGGAAGGGTGTGGACCAGAGTGGCGTCTGCGTCCCGTCCTGCCTGCCCTTTGGGGTCTGGGAGCCCTCACCTGCAGGTGCCCTGAGGCCTGGCGCTCTCTTCCCCAGAACGCAGATGTCATCTGCTGCACGTGTGTGGGCGCAGGAGACCCGAGGCTCGCCAAGATGCAGTTCCGCTCCATTTTAATCGACGAAAGCACGCAGGCCACCGAGCCAGAGTGCATGGTCCCTGTGGTCCTTGGAGCCAAGCAGGTGGGCCAGAGCACGTCCATCACAGTCTTATTTGACGTTTTGGGTACACTctcttttgttctagttctgtgtgGTACTTAGTGCTGGAGGTTTGCTTTA
The DNA window shown above is from Bos indicus x Bos taurus breed Angus x Brahman F1 hybrid chromosome 7, Bos_hybrid_MaternalHap_v2.0, whole genome shotgun sequence and carries:
- the UPF1 gene encoding regulator of nonsense transcripts 1 isoform X1 gives rise to the protein MSVEAYGPSSQTLTFLDTEEAELLGADTQGSEFEFTDFTLPSQTQTPPGGPGGGGAGAPVGAGPGAAAGQLDAQVGGPEGILQNGAVDDSVAKTSQLLAELNFEEDEEDTYYTKDLPVHACSYCGIHDPACVVYCNTSKKWFCNGRGNTSGSHIVNHLVRAKCKEVTLHKDGPLGETVLECYNCGCRNVFLLGFIPAKADSVVVLLCRQPCASQSSLKDINWDSSQWQPLIQDRCFLSWLVKIPSEQEQLRARQITAQQINKLEELWKENPSATLEDLEKPGVDEEPQHVLLRYEDAYQYQNIFGPLVKLEADYDKKLKESQTQDNITVRWDLGLNKKRIAYFTLPKTDSGNEDLVIIWLRDMRLMQGDEICLRYKGDLAPLWKGIGHVIKVPDNYGDEIAIELRSSVGAPVEVTHNFQVDFVWKSTSFDRMQSALKTFAVDETSVSGYIYHKLLGHEVEDVIIKCQLPKRFTAQGLPDLNHSQVYAVKTVLQRPLSLIQGPPGTGKTVTSATIVYHLARQGNGPVLVCAPSNIAVDQLTEKIHQTGLKVVRLCAKSREAIDSPVSFLALHNQIRNMDSMPELQKLQQLKDETGELSSADEKRYRALKRTAERELLMNADVICCTCVGAGDPRLAKMQFRSILIDESTQATEPECMVPVVLGAKQLILVGDHCQLGPVVMCKKAAKAGLSQSLFERLVVLGIRPIRLQVQYRMHPALSAFPSNIFYEGSLQNGVTAADRVKKGFDFQWPQPDKPMFFYVTQGQEEIASSGTSYLNRTEAANVEKITTKLLKAGAKPDQIGIITPYEGQRSYLVQYMQFSGSLHTKLYQEVEIASVDAFQGREKDFIILSCVRANEHQGIGFLNDPRRLNVALTRARYGVIIVGNPKALSKQPLWNHLLNYYKEQKVLVEGPLNNLRESLMQFSKPRKLVNTINPGARFMTTAMYDAREAIIPGSVYDRSSQGRPSNMYFQTHDQIGMISAGPSHVAAMNIPIPFNLVMPPMPPPGYFGQANGPAAGRGTPKGKTGRGGRQKNRFGLPGPSQTNLPNSQASQDVASQPFSQGALTQGYISMSQPSQMSQPGLSQPELSQDSYLGDEFKSQIDVALSQDSTYQGERAYQHGGVTGLSQY
- the UPF1 gene encoding regulator of nonsense transcripts 1 isoform X2, producing MSVEAYGPSSQTLTFLDTEEAELLGADTQGSEFEFTDFTLPSQTQTPPGGPGGGGAGAPVGAGPGAAAGQLDAQVGGPEGILQNGAVDDSVAKTSQLLAELNFEEDEEDTYYTKDLPVHACSYCGIHDPACVVYCNTSKKWFCNGRGNTSGSHIVNHLVRAKCKEVTLHKDGPLGETVLECYNCGCRNVFLLGFIPAKADSVVVLLCRQPCASQSSLKDINWDSSQWQPLIQDRCFLSWLVKIPSEQEQLRARQITAQQINKLEELWKENPSATLEDLEKPGVDEEPQHVLLRYEDAYQYQNIFGPLVKLEADYDKKLKESQTQDNITVRWDLGLNKKRIAYFTLPKTDSDMRLMQGDEICLRYKGDLAPLWKGIGHVIKVPDNYGDEIAIELRSSVGAPVEVTHNFQVDFVWKSTSFDRMQSALKTFAVDETSVSGYIYHKLLGHEVEDVIIKCQLPKRFTAQGLPDLNHSQVYAVKTVLQRPLSLIQGPPGTGKTVTSATIVYHLARQGNGPVLVCAPSNIAVDQLTEKIHQTGLKVVRLCAKSREAIDSPVSFLALHNQIRNMDSMPELQKLQQLKDETGELSSADEKRYRALKRTAERELLMNADVICCTCVGAGDPRLAKMQFRSILIDESTQATEPECMVPVVLGAKQLILVGDHCQLGPVVMCKKAAKAGLSQSLFERLVVLGIRPIRLQVQYRMHPALSAFPSNIFYEGSLQNGVTAADRVKKGFDFQWPQPDKPMFFYVTQGQEEIASSGTSYLNRTEAANVEKITTKLLKAGAKPDQIGIITPYEGQRSYLVQYMQFSGSLHTKLYQEVEIASVDAFQGREKDFIILSCVRANEHQGIGFLNDPRRLNVALTRARYGVIIVGNPKALSKQPLWNHLLNYYKEQKVLVEGPLNNLRESLMQFSKPRKLVNTINPGARFMTTAMYDAREAIIPGSVYDRSSQGRPSNMYFQTHDQIGMISAGPSHVAAMNIPIPFNLVMPPMPPPGYFGQANGPAAGRGTPKGKTGRGGRQKNRFGLPGPSQTNLPNSQASQDVASQPFSQGALTQGYISMSQPSQMSQPGLSQPELSQDSYLGDEFKSQIDVALSQDSTYQGERAYQHGGVTGLSQY